A DNA window from Hordeum vulgare subsp. vulgare chromosome 1H, MorexV3_pseudomolecules_assembly, whole genome shotgun sequence contains the following coding sequences:
- the LOC123450909 gene encoding uncharacterized protein LOC123450909: protein MAAGNQRKRLFVVMEDMKPDYFVHSIDIEHMFQSGSGTSRGAAMEIRDLPSPMGQIPKPLANPERIDFALACDGATLVGVSNLKRTVLYDTRSGASSAGPELQHGKTGGTYVIPLGRRLYALKCRLNRSDQGKPSGEDCTLLIQDAGGTRLRLDCSSSSWRDLPEPPPDFRSLNGFQIDCQLSAYFTAGARIWVSAEERGTYSFHTVRRQWRKEGDWQLPFHHRAVFVPELDNLCFGLSSKDRCLVAVDVRQSPPVVRYNWEGTFPSWARDNGNLCGLMPEGSLVYLGDGRFCIAWTVLMIDNVDGHTHYFLHLMAVQLIRTSSTGSGKKHLRMVKRGVCCYEMPSHGLMAHVF from the coding sequence ATGGCCGCCGGCAACCAGCGGAAGCGCCTCTTTGTGGTGATGGAGGACATGAAGCCTGATTATTTTGTGCACAGCATCGACATcgagcatatgttccagtccggcTCCGGCACCTCCCGAGGGGCTGCCATGGAGATCCGCGACCTCCCCAGCCCCATGGGGCAGATCCCCAAGCCCCTCGCCAACCCGGAGCGCATCGACTTCGCCCTCGCCTGCGACGGCGCCACCTTGGTTGGCGTCAGCAACCTCAAGCGCACCGTCTTGTACGACACGAGGTCCGGCGCCTCGTCCGCCGGACCGGAGCTCCAGCACGGCAAGACCGGCGGCACCTACGTCATCCCGCTGGGACGCAGGCTCTACGCGCTCAAATGCCGTCTCAACAGGTCCGACCAAGGGAAGCCCTCCGGCGAGGACTGCACCCTCCTCATCCAGGACGCCGGCGGCACCCGCCTCAGGCTGGACTGCTCCTCTAGCTCATGGCGCGACCTCCCAGAGCCCCCGCCCGACTTCCGCAGCCTGAACGGCTTCCAGATCGATTGCCAGCTCTCCGCCTACTTCACCGCCGGCGCGCGCATCTGGGTCTCGGCGGAGGAGAGGGGCACCTACTCTTTCCACACCGTCCGCCGCCAGTGGCGCAAGGAGGGCGACTGGCAGCTGCCCTTCCACCACCGCGCCGTGTTCGTCCCAGAGCTCGACAACCTCTGCTTCGGCCTCAGCTCCAAGGACCGCTGCCTCGTGGCCGTCGACGTCCGGCAATCCCCGCCGGTCGTCCGGTACAACTGGGAGGGCACATTCCCCAGCTGGGCCCGTGACAACGGCAACCTCTGCGGCCTCATGCCGGAAGGCAGCCTGGTGTACCTCGGGGACGGCAGGTTCTGCATTGCTTGGACTGTCTTGATGATTGACAATGTCGATGGCCACACGCACTACTTCCTCCACTTGATGGCCGTGCAACTCATCAGGACCTCTTCTACCGGCTCCGGCAAGAAGCATCTGCGGATGGTCAAGCGCGGAGTTTGCTGCTACGAGATGCCAAGCCATGGCCTCATGGCTCATGTTTTCTAA